A DNA window from Betta splendens chromosome 6, fBetSpl5.4, whole genome shotgun sequence contains the following coding sequences:
- the ptprja gene encoding receptor-type tyrosine-protein phosphatase eta, with amino-acid sequence MKPLLRSGVWLWTLVLLSALLEEVRLQGTETCDNLTTPPSTLPLLTTTTTVTLPTNCSIDSLNGNNGIDLTPGAVYQISINCSNCITQQAMTTQPEVVTNLTVTEVTTSSMVLNWTKPVGNTSFYKVQWTNGTGMMTLNTTTTSVNISSLTPGVLYTISVTAVADDGVTQGQNASVFKYTKPEVVTDLTVTEITTSFLFLNWIEPNGNHLFYAVQWADGTLSLNANITESEFNITGLTPGVQYTVTVITIAGDNQTQSDVAAVSNYTKPEAVTDLTVTEITTSFLFLNWIEPNGNHLFYTVQWTDGTLSLNANITESEFNITGLTPGVQYTVTVITIAGDNQTPSDVAAVSNYTKPEVVTDLTVTEVTTSFLLLNWTKPVGNSFFYYVQWTDGNSTYSQNVTVTYVKISNLTPGVQYNVTVITVAGDNQTQSEYAYAPQYTKPGQIVNLSINQSYTSISLSWTPPPGQVFMYSIGWSNGSTGNTFITNNSSAVLSNLSPGTNYTINIIAVAGDSQTKGDPYILWRFTKPEVVTDLTVTEVTTSFLLLNWTKSVGNSFFYYVQWTDGNSTNSQNVTVTYVKISNLTPGVQYNVTVITVAGDNQTQSEYAYAPQYTKPGQIVNLSINQSYTSISLSWTPPPGQVFMYSIGWSNGSTGNTFSTNNSSAVLSNLSPGTNYTINIIAVAGDSQTKGDPYILWRFTKPEVVTDLTVTEVTTSFLLLNWTKPVGNSFFYYVQWTDGNSTYSQNVTVTYVKISNLTPGVQYNVTVITVAGDNQTQSDVAAVSQYTKPEKVTHLSVTEVTKSILFLNWTKPVGNSFFYKVLWTDGNSTYSQNVTVTYVKISNLTPGVQYNVTVITVAGDNQTQSDAAAVSQYTSEIMMIIVFNCYTIQKDDTKSDERQLENITILVTLMCIQWYFPSLSCTFPALTEPEVVTNLIVTSFTTTILYVNWTKPVGNSFFYKVLWTDGNSTYSQNVTVTYVKISNLTPGVQYNVTVITVAGNNQTQSDVAAVSQYTKPEKVTDLSVAEVTTSILFLNWTKPVGNSFFYKVLWTDGNSTFSQNVTVTYVKISNLTPGVQYNVTVITVAGDNQTQSDVAAVSQYTKPEKVTDLSVAEVTTSILFLNWTKPVGNSFFYKVLWTDGNSTFSQNVTVTYVKISNLTPGVQYNVTVITVAGDNQTQSDAAAVSQYTKPEKVTDLNVTEVTTSILFLNWTKPVGNSFFYKVLWTDGNSTYSQNVTVTYVKISNLTPGVQYNVTVITIAGDNQTKSDVAAVSQYTKPEVVTDLIVTGFTTTILFVNWTKPVGNSSFYKVLWTDGNSTYSQNVTVTYVKISNLTPGVQYNVTVITVAGDNQTQSDVAAVSHYTSKMMMIVVLPQEKTKKEKTNYDTERWEQIVALYQMFFPSLSCVFPALTEPEKVTDLNVTEVTTSILFLNWTKPVGNSFFYKVLWTDGNSTYSQNVTVTYVKISNLTPGVQYNVTVITIARDNQTKSDVAAVSQYTSEMMRMIVFNCKDDTKSYEEHLDNIAILVTLMCIQWYFPSLSCIFPALTEPEVVTDLIVTGFTTTILFVNWTKPVGNSSFYKVLWTDGNSTYSQNVTVTYVKISNLTPGVQYNVTVITVAGDNQTQSDVAAVSHYTKPEKVTDLNVTEVTTSILFLNWTKPVGNSFFYKVLWTDGNSTYSQNVTVTYVKISNLTPGVQYNVTVITVAGDNQTQSDVAAVSPYTKPEVVTDLTVTEVTTSFLLLNWTKPVGNSFFYYVQWTDGNSTNSQNVTVTYVNITNLTPGVQYNVTVITVAGDNQTQSDVVAFSHFTRPGQIGAPTVNQSTSIISLTWTSPSGQVFQYKVVWQSNGAPTTTYTSINSVVLSNLASGTLYTITISGVAGDNQTEGNPYTLMSFTRPQMPQNITVTGRGTNTLSINWTLPSGRVDSYVANISDLSQKYLNSSTTNLTAASFTFLYPGRIHLISVTAVAGSFSNTSGLLQFATVPNPPANITISQRTNSSLSLQWPTPFQMESAPNISYAITYQPQGGVLETQVSLGNSTNLLQLLSGTSYSITVATVGPQNLTSTIVFGSYFTLPNPVETLTASPQSNTSILVTWYNPLGYQSYYKYLVNTSTNSVFFNQTVSTNNANVSNLTPGTAYNVSVTTIAAEGSISTGTQTFSYTMPNAVTGLAATVLNTTTVLLTWARQSDKKDSYSYEVIALDGATVVQDRTTITENYTFFGLTSGKLYTFNVFTVVAGVKSTVQTTLSYTWPDVVSKINAIGSTTNMSVSWTLAAGQVDTYNVMLYRNSSAVQPMVMNLSNTTVNTQFQGLTPGVVYCVVVVSKRGPVSSNSSSICNATFPNPPGPITVVSQTVYSINFTWQYPGGMDYSQYSFIVFTANSSVLITSNSYLLASLQPGSLYNISVVTLGILSYTSTAVTAQNYTRPNSVINLQQTQITTNSVTLTWVQLTKNSSYSYMVQFTNGSFMNFTVVSYPPITITGLLSGSNYNFTVISQTADYTQAAPVTVSYFTRPYNVTGIKVVTLNTTAVNLSWTQPLEYKNKYTYQVNTTGCGSESSSFPGQVAVISGLTPGTNCTVCVSVRAEDGTEGAAQCLSQYTQPWPVQPSISSQGSNSSVLVSWTSPPGNVEYYEVQLNGTNQAPVVMKALPPNTSVVIGSLSAGTLYSAVVISCSGPFCASSINITNATFPNPPGPIQILTKTTSSISIMWMAAPLMANASLYYHLTIQSAQELDNDTSSTNYTFTPLLSGTSYNICVETVGVMGFVSNMGCSYIITTRPQPVNTVMAVMATVDNITVEWTKPGNYQASYYYILAWQSKNGPMNITTKNQNFIIYGMDPGSQYSFNVITVTSDGTQGDPTGNSSCTNASPVINGSVISPNGTDAKILLSWSKPSGQHTGFLVNVTDTQSGNITPMTSQCCNKTISGLLYNHLYIVTVVTQSCGQSSTSVSLTCTTGITNPPIPSDYASLTTVAATSYNQFSIQIQSRLLNDINGKITQVGVLVAKNPPVGPTTGWNQYLTVTYDQWQTSGAAAYLATVQNTSSLTRSAVLIITLGDGSQWLDYVNGPLAPTASYQYSIVLFTSLIVNGNHVDWSSLVSITPFYSVVTLPQNPAIVTGLAVGFTTGFLVAIFIMLIGGFIYWKRSHTKEPNIPITTMRSKVTKNCLFGRTLACLSRSVPVRVEDYEAYYKKQKADSNCGFATEFEDLKPVGTNQSKAHALNLENKSKNRYNNVLPYDSSRVKLSIVHGNTEDDYINANYMPGYNSRKEFIAAQGPLPVTVKDFWRMIWEKNVQTLVMLTRCNEQGRVKCDQYWSSGTKHYENISVTTAAEIPLEDWTIRDFSIKNVKTAETRLVRQFHFTAWPDHGVPETTELLISFRHLVREHMDQYSKHSPTVVHCSAGVGRTGTFIAIDRLLFQIERENSVDVFGIVHDLRMHRPLMVQTEDQYVFLNQCALDIIRSRTGTNVDLIYQNATALSIYENIQPKKGLHKNGHPL; translated from the exons ATGAAGCCCCTGCTGCGCTCCGGCGTCTGGCTGTGGACGCTCGTGCTCCTCAGCGCTCTCCTCGAG GAGGTGCGTCTACAAGGCACTG AAACATGTGACAACTTGACAACTCCACCTTCAACATTACCATtactaacaacaacaacaacagtgacaTTACCAACAAACTGCAGCATAGACAGTTTGAACGGGAACAATGGAATTGACCTGACACCTGGAGCTGTGTATCAGATCAGCATTAATTGTTCAAACTGTATCACACAACAAGCTATGACAACAC AGCCGGAAGTAGTGACAaatctcactgtcactgaggtCACAACGTCCTCCATGGTTTTGAACTGGACTAAACCAGTGGGAAACACCTCTTTCTATAAAGTACAGTGGACTAATGGGACGGGCATGATGACTTTAAATACCACTACAACATCTGTGAACATCTCCAGCCTGACTCCTGGTGTCTTATATACCATAAGCGTCACTGCAGTGGCAGATGATGGCGTCACTCAAGGGCAGAATGCCAGTGTCTTCAAATACACAA AGCCTGAAGTAGTGACAGATCTCACTGTGACTGAGATCACAACATCCTTTTTGTTTCTGAACTGGATCGAACCCAATGGAAATCACTTGTTCTATGCAGTACAGTGGGCTGATGGTACATTAAGCTTGAATGCTAATATCACTGAAAGTGAATTTAATATAACAGGGCTGACTCCTGGAGTCCAGTACACTGTTACAGTGATAACAATAGCTGGAGATAACCAGACACAGAGTGATGTGGCAGCTGTTTCTAACTACACAA AGCCTGAAGCAGTGACAGATCTCACTGTGACTGAGATCACAACATCCTTTTTGTTTCTGAACTGGATCGAACCCAATGGAAATCACTTGttctatacagtacagtggacTGATGGTACATTAAGCTTGAATGCTAATATCACTGAAAGTGAATTTAATATAACAGGGCTGACTCCTGGAGTCCAGTACACTGTTACAGTGATAACAATAGCTGGAGATAACCAGACACCGAGTGATGTGGCAGCTGTTTCTAACTATACAA AGCCTGAAGTAGTGACTGATCTGACTGTGACTGAGGTCACAACATCCTTTTTGTTACTGAACTGGACTAAACCAGTGGGAAACAGTTTCTTCTATTACGTACAGTGGACTGATGGAAATTCAACCTATAGTCAAAATGTTACTGTGACATATGTCAAGATCTCTAATCTGACTCCTGGAGTTCAGTACAATGTTACTGTGATAACAGTAGCAGGAGATAACCAGACACAGAGTGAATATGCATATGCTCCCCAATACACAA AACCGGGTCAAATCGTGAATCTTTCTATTAACCAAAGCTACACCAGCATCAGTCTGAGTTGGACCCCTCCTCCTGGTCAGGTCTTCATGTACAGCATTGGGTGGAGCAATGGTTCAACGGGAAACACCTTCATCACGAATAACTCCTCTGCTGTGTTGTCCAACCTGAGTCCTGGTACTAACTACACAATCAACATCATTGCTGTTGCTGGAGACAGTCAGACAAAAGGGGACCCATACATTTTATGGCGATTCACAA AGCCTGAAGTAGTGACTGATCTCACTGTGACTGAGGTCACAACATCCTTTTTGTTACTGAACTGGACTAAATCAGTAGGAAACAGTTTCTTCTATTACGTACAGTGGACTGATGGAAATTCAACCAATAGTCAAAATGTTACTGTGACGTATGTCAAGATCTCTAATCTGACTCCTGGAGTTCAGTACAATGTTACTGTGATAACAGTAGCAGGAGATAACCAGACACAGAGTGAATATGCATATGCTCCCCAATACACAA AACCGGGTCAAATCGTGAATCTTTCTATTAACCAAAGCTACACCAGCATCAGTCTGAGTTGGACCCCTCCTCCTGGTCAGGTCTTCATGTACAGCATTGGGTGGAGCAATGGTTCAACGGGAAACACCTTCAGCACGAATAATTCCTCTGCTGTGTTGTCCAACCTGAGTCCTGGTACTAACTACACAATCAACATCATTGCTGTTGCTGGAGACAGTCAGACAAAAGGGGACCCATACATTTTATGGCGATTCACAA AGCCTGAAGTAGTGACTGATCTGACTGTGACTGAGGTCACAACATCCTTTTTGTTACTGAACTGGACTAAACCAGTAGGAAACAGTTTCTTCTATTACGTACAGTGGACTGATGGAAATTCAACCTATAGTCAAAATGTTACTGTGACATATGTCAAGATCTCTAATTTGACTCCTGGAGTTCAGTACAATGTTACTGTGATAACAGTAGCAGGAGATAACCAGACACAGAGTGATGTGGCAGCTGTTTCTCAATACACAA AGCCTGAAAAAGTGACACATCTCAGTGTGACTGAGGTCACAAAATCCATTTTGTTTCTGAACTGGACTAAACCAGTGGGAAACAGCTTTTTCTATAAAGTACTGTGGACTGATGGAAATTCAACCTATAGTCAAAATGTTACTGTGACATATGTCAAGATCTCTAATCTGACTCCTGGAGTTCAGTACAATGTTACTGTGATAACAGTAGCAGGAGATAACCAGACACAGAGTGATGCGGCAGCTGTTTCTCAATACACAAGTGAGATTATGATGAtcattgtttttaattgtt ACACGATACAGAAAGATGATACAAAATCAGATGAAAGGCAATTAGAAAATATTACAATTCTTGTTACACTAATGTGTATCCAATGGTATTTTCCCTCCTTGTCCTGTACTTTTCCTGCTCTTACAGAGCCTGAAGTAGTGACTAATCTCATTGTGACTAGTTTTACAACAACCATTTTGTATGTGAACTGGACTAAACCAGTGGGAAATAGCTTTTTCTATAAAGTACTGTGGACTGATGGAAATTCAACCTATAGTCAAAATGTTACTGTGACATATGTCAAGATCTCTAATCTGACTCCTGGAGTTCAGTACAATGTTACTGTGATAACAGTAGCAGGAAATAACCAGACACAGAGTGATGTGGCAGCTGTTTCTCAATACACAA AGCCTGAAAAAGTGACAGATCTCAGTGTGGCTGAGGTCACAACATCCATTTTGTTTCTGAACTGGACTAAACCAGTGGGAAACAGCTTTTTCTATAAAGTACTGTGGACTGATGGAAATTCAACCTTTAGTCAAAATGTTACTGTGACATATGTCAAGATCTCTAATCTGACTCCTGGAGTTCAGTACAATGTTACTGTGATAACAGTAGCAGGAGATAACCAGACACAGAGTGATGTGGCAGCTGTTTCTCAATACACAA AGCCTGAAAAAGTGACAGATCTCAGTGTGGCTGAGGTCACAACATCCATTTTGTTTCTGAACTGGACTAAACCAGTGGGAAACAGCTTTTTCTATAAAGTACTGTGGACTGATGGAAATTCAACCTTTAGTCAAAATGTTACTGTGACATATGTCAAGATCTCTAATCTGACTCCTGGAGTTCAGTACAATGTTACTGTGATAACAGTAGCAGGAGATAACCAGACACAGAGTGATGCGGCAGCTGTTTCTCAATACACAA AGCCTGAAAAAGTGACAGATCTCAATGTGACTGAGGTCACAACATCCATTTTGTTTCTGAACTGGACTAAACCAGTTGGAAACAGCTTTTTCTATAAAGTACTGTGGACTGATGGAAATTCAACCTATAGTCAAAATGTTACTGTGACATATGTCAAGATCTCTAACCTGACTCCTGGAGTTCAGTATAATGTTACTGTGATAACAATAGCAGGAGATAACCAGACAAAGAGTGATGTGGCAGCTGTTTCTCAATACACAa AGCCTGAAGTAGTGACTGATCTCATTGTGACTGGTTTCACAACAACCATTTTGTTTGTGAACTGGACTAAACCAGTGGGAAACAGCTCTTTCTATAAAGTACTGTGGACTGATGGAAATTCAACCTATAGTCAAAATGTTACTGTGACATATGTCAAGATCTCTAATCTGACTCCTGGAGTTCAGTACAATGTTACTGTGATAACAGTAGCAGGAGATAACCAGACACAAAGTGATGTGGCAGCTGTTTCTCACTACACAAGTAAGATGATGATGATCGTTGTTTTACC tcaagaaaagacaaaaaaagaaaagacaaattatGATACAGAAAGATGGGAGCAGATTGTTGCACTATATCAAATGTTTTTTCCGTCCctgtcctgtgtttttcctgctctcacAGAGCCTGAAAAAGTGACAGATCTCAATGTGACTGAGGTCACAACATCCATTTTGTTTCTGAACTGGACTAAACCAGTGGGAAACAGCTTTTTCTATAAAGTACTGTGGACTGATGGAAATTCAACCTATAGTCAAAATGTTACTGTGACATATGTCAAGATCTCTAATCTGACTCCTGGAGTTCAGTACAATGTTACTGTGATAACAATAGCACGAGATAACCAGACAAAGAGTGATGTGGCAGCTGTTTCTCAATACACAAGtgagatgatgaggatgattgtttttaattgt AAAGATGATACAAAATCATATGAAGAGCACTTAGACAATATCGCAATTCTTGTTACACTAATGTGTATCCAATGGTATTTTCCCTCCTTGTCCTGTATTTTTCCTGCTCTCACAGAGCCTGAAGTAGTGACTGATCTCATTGTGACTGGTTTCACAACAACCATTTTGTTTGTGAACTGGACTAAACCAGTGGGAAACAGCTCTTTCTATAAAGTACTGTGGACTGATGGAAATTCAACCTATAGTCAAAATGTTACTGTGACATATGTCAAGATCTCTAATCTGACTCCTGGAGTTCAGTACAATGTTACTGTGATAACAGTAGCAGGAGATAACCAGACACAAAGTGATGTGGCAGCTGTTTCTCACTACACAA AGCCTGAAAAAGTGACAGATCTCAATGTGACTGAGGTCACAACATCCATTTTGTTTCTGAACTGGACTAAACCAGTGGGAAACAGCTTTTTCTATAAAGTACTGTGGACTGATGGAAATTCAACCTATAGTCAAAATGTTACTGTGACATATGTCAAGATCTCTAATCTGACTCCTGGAGTTCAGTACAATGTTACTGTGATAACAGTAGCAGGAGATAACCAGACACAAAGTGATGTGGCAGCTGTTTCTCCCTACACAA AGCCTGAAGTAGTGACTGATCTCACTGTGACTGAGGTCACAACATCCTTTTTGTTACTAAACTGGACTAAACCAGTGGGAAACAGTTTCTTCTATTACGTACAGTGGACTGATGGAAATTCAACCAATAGTCAAAATGTTACTGTGACATATGTCAACATCACTAATTTGACTCCTGGAGTTCAGTACAATGTTACTGTGATAACAGTAGCAGGAGATAACCAGACACAGAGTGATGTGGTAGCTTTTTCTCACTTCACAA GACCTGGCCAGATTGGAGCGCCTACTGTTAACCAAAGCACATCTATCATCTCTCTGACCTGGACATCGCCTTCTGGCCAGGTTTTCCAGTACAAAGTGGTGTGGCAGAGTAATGGCGCACCCACGACCACATACACCAGCATTAACTCCGTCGTGCTATCAAACCTGGCTTCTGGTACTCTCTATACAATCACTATCAGTGGCGTTGCTGGGGACAACCAGACAGAAGGAAACCCTTACACGCTGATGTCCTTCACAA GGCCTCAAATGCCACAGAACATCACAGTGACGGGACGAGGAACTAATACTCTGAGCATTAACTGGACTTTGCCTAGTGGGAGGGTTGATTCCTACGTGGCAAATATCTCTGATTTAAGTCAGAAATATCTTAACAGCAGTACAACAAATCTCACCGCAGCCAGTTTTACTTTCTTGTACCCTGGGAGAATTCATTTAATCTCAGTGACTGCTGTAGCTGGGTCGTTCTCCAACACATCTGGGCTGCTTCAGTTTGCCACTG TTCCCAACCCTCCTGCTAACATCACCATCAGTCAGAGGACTAACTCTTCCCTCAGTCTGCAATGGCCGACTCCTTTTCAAATGGAGAGTGCTCCAAACATCAGCTATGCTATCACCTACCAACCTCAAGGCGGCGTGTTAGAAACGCAGGTCTCCTTAGGGAACAGCACAAATCTGCTTCAGCTTTTGTCTGGAACTTCGTACAGTATAACTGTAGCAACAGTCGGACCCCAGAATTTAACAAGCACAATTGTCTTTGGGTCTTACTTCACCT TGCCCAATCCTGTGGAGACCCTTACAGCCAGTCCCCAGTCCAATACCTCAATCTTGGTGACGTGGTATAATCCACTGGGGTACCAGTCATATTACAAATATTTGGTTAACACCAGCACAAATTCAGTATTTTTTAATCAAACAGTTAGCACTAACAATGCCAATGTGTCGAACCTGACCCCAGGCACTGCTTATAATGTCAGTGTAACGACGATCGCAGCAGAAGGAAGTATATCCACAGGCACACAGACATTCAGCTACACAA TGCCCAATGCAGTGACTGGCCTCGCAGCCACAGTTTTAAACACAACCACCGTCCTGCTGACATGGGCCAGGCAGAGTGATAAAAAGGATTCCTACTCCTATGAGGTGATCGCCCTCGACGGCGCCACAGTGGTTCAAGATAGAACAACCATTACGGAGAACTACACCTTCTTCGGTCTGACCTCTGGGAAACTGTACACGTTTAATGTGTTTACAGTTGTAGCAGGAGTCAAATCCACTGTGCAGACCACATTAAGTTACACAT ggcCTGACGTTGTGTCTAAAATCAACGCCATAGGCAGCACAACCAACATGTCTGTGAGCTGGACACTAGCGGCTGGGCAGGTGGACACCTACAATGTCATGTTGTACAGAAACAGCAGTGCAGTACAGCCAATGGTGATGAATCTGAGCAACacaactgtaaacacacagtttcAGGGCCTGACGCCCGGCGTGGTTTACTGCGTCGTGGTCGTCAGCAAAAGGGGACCTGTTAGCAGTAATAGCTCAAGCATCTGCAACGCAACCT ttcCCAATCCTCCCGGCCCCATCACAGTGGTCAGTCAGACGGTGTATTCCATCAACTTCACCTGGCAATATCCAGGGGGCATGGACTACAGTCAGTacagcttcattgtgtttaCTGCAAACAGCTCCGTTCTGATCACAAGCAACAGCTACCTGCTGGCCAGTCTCCAACCTGGAAGTCTTTACAACATCTCTGTTGTTACTCTTGGCATCTTGAGCTATACAAGCACAGCAGTAACAGCACAAAACTATACTA GACCTAATTCAGTAATTaacctgcagcagacacagatcACCACAAATTCAGTAACCTTAACGTGGGTGCAGCTGACAAAGAACTCTTCCTATTCGTATATGGTGCAGTTTACCAACGGCTCCTTTATGAATTTTACTGTGGTTTCATATCCCCCAATAACAATCACTGGGCTTCTGTCTGGGAGCAACTACAACTTCACTGTCATCTCACAAACAGCAGACTACACTCAGGCAGCTCCCGTGACAGTATCCTACTTTACAC GACCATACAACGTAACAGGAATAAAAGTTGTTACCTTGAACACAACCGCTGTGAATTTATCTTGGACGCAACCACTGGagtataaaaacaaatatacttATCAAGTAAACACAACAGGCTGTGGTTCCGAAAGCAGTAGCTTCCCAGGACAAGTGGCAGTGATCTCAGGTCTCACCCCGGGGACCAACTgcactgtctgtgtttctgtcagggCAGAAGATGGCACTGAAGGGGCAGCACAATGCCTCTCTCAGTACACTC AGCCTTGGCCAGTGCAACCCAGTATCTCCAGTCAGGGCTCCAACAGTTCTGTACTGGTGTCATGGACCAGTCCACCTGGAAATGTAGAGTATTATGAGGTTCAGCTAAACGGAACCAATCAGGCCCCAGTTGTGATGAAGGCGCTCCCTCCCAATACCTCTGTCGTGATCGGCAGCCTGTCTGCCGGAACGCTTTACAGTGCTGTTGTAATCAGTTGCAGTGGACCCTTCTGTGCCTCATCCATAAACATCACAAACGCAACAT TTCCTAACCCTCCTGGGCCAATACAAATCCTGACAAAGACGACCAGCTCCATTAGCATTATGTGGATGGCAGCTCCTCTGATGGCAAATGCATCCTTGTACTACCACCTGACAATCCAGTCAGCACAGGAATTAGACAATGACACATCCAGCACCAATTACACATTTACCCCCTTGCTTTCGGGGACTTCCTACAACATCTGCGTTGAAACTGTGGGTGTGATGGGATTTGTGAGCAACATGGGTTGCAGTTACATAATCACAACAA GACCGCAGCCTGTGAACACTGTGATGGCTGTTATGGCAACGGTGGACAACATAACAGTTGAATGGACCAAACCTGGTAACTACCAGGCAAGCTATTATTACATTTTGGCTTGGCAAAGCAAAAACGGACCTATGAACATTACAACTAAAAACCAGAACTTCATAATCTATGGCATGGATCCCGGCAGCCAATACAGTTTTAACGTCATCACAGTGACCTCTGATGGCACACAGGGTGATCCAACAGGGAACTCCAGCTGTACAA ATGCAAGCCCAGTGATCAATGGAAGTGTGATAAGTCCAAATGGAACTGATGCAAAAATCCTCCTGTCATGGAGTAAACCCAGTGGTCAACACACAGGCTTTCTGGTCAATGTAACAGACACCCAAAGTGGCAACATCACCCCTATGACGAGCCAATgttgtaataaaacaatatcTGGTCTCCTTTACAATCATCTATATATTGTGACTGTGGTGACGCAGAGCTGTGGACAGTCTAGCACTTCCGTGTCTCTAACCTGCACAACAGGCATCACGA ATCCCCCCATACCATCTGACTATGCATCGCTGACGACTGTGGCTGCCACGTCATACAACCAGTTTTCCATTCAGATCCAGTCCCGTCTCTTGAATGACATTAATGGAAAAATCACACAAGTTGGGGTATTGGTGGCAAAGAACCCTCCTG TAGGTCCAACCACTGGTTGGAACCAGTATTTAACTGTGACTTACGACCAGTGGCAGACATCAGGTGCTGCAGCATATTTGGCAACAGTCCAAAACACCAGCTCTCTGACACGCAGTGCTGTGTTAATTATAACCTTGGGGGATGGATCCCAGTGGCTTGATTACGTTAATGGACCACTGGCTCCCACTGCAAGCTACCA ATATTCCATAGTGCTGTTTACCAGTTTAATTGTAAATGGTAATCATGTGGATTGGTCGTCCCTCGTGTCAATAACACCCTTCTACAGTGTGGTTACTCTACCTCAAAATCCAG CAATTGTCACTGGCCTTGCTGTGGGATTTACAACAGGGTTTTTAGTCGCCATCTTTATAATGCTCATTGGCGGGTTTATCTACTGGAAAAG GTCACACACAAAAGAACCGAACATCCCCATCACAACAATGAG ATCCAAAGT AACCAAAAACTGTTTGTTTGGTCGAACTCTGGCTTGTTTGAGCAGAAGTGTGCCGGTCAGGGTGGAGGACTATGAGGCTTACTACAAGAAGCAGAAAGCTGACTCCAACTGTGGCTTTGCTACAGAATTTGAG GACTTGAAGCCTGTTGGCACAAATCAGTCGAAAGCGCATGCTCTTAATCTGGAGAACAAGTCCAAGAACCGCTACAACAACGTGCTTCCCT ACGACTCTTCTAGGGTGAAACTCTCTATAGTCCACGGAAACACAGAGGATGACTACATCAATGCTAACTACATGCCG GGTTACAACTCCAGGAAGGAGTTTATTGCAGCTCAAGGTCCTTTGCCTGTCACAGTCAAAGACTTCTGGAGGATGATCTGGGAGAAGAATGTACAGACCCTTGTTATGCTGACACGCTGTAACGAGCAGGGACGG GTCAAGTGTGATCAGTACTGGAGCTCTGGCACCAAGCACTATGAAAACATCAGTGTCACCACAGCTGCTGAAATACCGCTTGAAGACTGGACTATCAGGGATTTTAGCATCAAAAAT gtgaaaacagcaGAGACACGTTTGGTGCGCCAGTTCCACTTCACAGCTTGGCCAGATCATGGAGTACCAGAAACTACTGAGCTCCTGATCAGCTTCAGACACCTGGTCAGAGAGCACATGGACCAATACTCCAAACATTCCCCTACTGTGGTCCACTGCAG CGCTGGTGTTGGACGAACAGGCACCTTCATAGCCATTGACCGTCTACTCTTCCAAATCGAAAGGGAAAACAGCGTAGACGTGTTTGGCATTGTCCATGATCTGCGCATGCATCGGCCACTCATGGTGCAGACAGAG GACCAGTATGTGTTCCTCAACCAGTGTGCCTTAGACATCATCAGGTCAAGAACTGGAACCAATGTGGATCTCATTTACCAAAACGCCACTGCACTCTCTATTTATGAAAACATACAACCCAAAAAGGGATTACATAAAAATGGTCACCCTCTGTAA